In the genome of Raphanus sativus cultivar WK10039 chromosome 4, ASM80110v3, whole genome shotgun sequence, one region contains:
- the LOC108854443 gene encoding ABC transporter B family member 19: protein MSETTTDAKPVPPAEAEKKKEESLPFFKLFSFADKFDYLLMITGTLGAIVHGSSMPVFFLLFGEMVNGFGKNQMDLHQMTHEVSRYALYFVYLGLVVCFSSYAEIACWMYSGERQVAALRKKYLEAVLKQDVGFFDTDARTGDIVFSVSTDTLLVQDAISEKVGNFIHYLSTFLAGLVVGFVSAWRLALLSVAVIPGIAFAGGLYAYTLTGITSKSRESYANAGVIAEQAIAQVRTVYSYVGESKALSSYSDAIQYTLKLGYKAGMAKGLGLGCTYGIACMSWALVFWYAGVFIRSGTTDGGKAFTAIFSAIVGGMSLGQSFSNLGAFSKGKAAGFKLMEIINQRPTIIQDPLDGKCLDQVRGDIEFKDVTFSYPSRPDVIIFRNFSIFFPSGKTVAVVGGSGSGKSTVVSLIERFYDPNNGQILLDGVEIKTLQLKFLREQIGLVNQEPALFATTILENILYGKPDATMVEVEAAASAANAHSFITLLPKGYETQVGERGVQLSGGQKQRIAIARAMLKDPKILLLDEATSALDASSESIVQEALDRVMVGRTTVVVAHRLCTIRNVDSIAVIQQGQVVETGTHEELIAKAGAYASLIRFQEMVGTRDFSNPSTRRTRSTRLSHSLSTKSLSLRSGSLRNLSYSYSTGADGRIEMISNAETDRKTRAPQNYFYRLLKLNAPEWPYSIMGAVGSVLSGFIGPTFAIVMSNMIEVFYYTDYDLMERKTKEYVFIYIGAGIYAVIAYLIQHYFFSIMGENLTTRVRRMMLSAILRNEVGWFDEDEHNSSLIAARLATDAADVKSAIAERISVILQNMTSLLTSFIVAFIVEWRVSLLILATFPLLVLANFAQQLSLKGFAGDTAKAHAKTSMIAGEGVSNIRTVAAFNAQSKILSLFCHELRVPQKRSFYRSQTSGFLFGLSQLALYGSEALILWYGAHLVSEGKSTFSRVIKVFVVLVITANSVAETVSLAPEIIRGGEAVGSVFSVLDRQTRIDPDDADADPVETIRGDIDFRHVDFAYPSRPDVMVFRDFNLRIRAGHSQALVGASGSGKSSVIAMIERFYDPLSGKVMIDGKDIRRLNLKSLRLKIGLVQQEPALFAATIFDNIAYGKDGATESEVIEAARAANAHGFISGLPEGYQTPVGERGVQLSGGQKQRIAIARAVLKNPTVLLLDEATSALDAESECVLQEALERLMRGRTTVVVAHRLSTIRGVDSIGVIQDGRIVEQGSHSELVSRPEGAYSRLLQLQTHRI, encoded by the exons ATGTCGGAAACAACAACGGATGCGAAGCCGGTTCCACCAGCGGAAgccgagaagaagaaagaagagagctTACCGTTCTTCAAACTCTTCTCCTTCGCAGATAAATTCGATTACCTCTTGATGATCACCGGCACTCTCGGCGCCATCGTCCATGGCTCATCCATGCCTgtcttcttcttgctcttcgGTGAAATGGTTAACGGATTCGGCAAAAACCAGATGGATTTACACCAAATGACACATGAAGTCTCCAGA TATGCTCTGTACTTCGTCTACTTGGGTTTGGTCGTTTGCTTCTCTTCATACGCAG AGATTGCATGTTGGATGTACTCTGGAGAAAGACAAGTAGCTGCGTTGAGGAAGAAGTATCTCGAAGCTGTTCTGAAACAAGACGTTGGTTTCTTCGACACCGATGCAAGAACCGGTGACATTGTCTTCAGCGTCTCTACCGATACTCTTCTTGTTCAAGACGCCATTAGCGAGAag gTTGGGAACTTTATACATTACCTGTCGACGTTCTTGGCGGGGCTTGTGGTTGGGTTTGTGTCAGCATGGAGATTAGCTTTGTTGAGTGTGGCGGTGATTCCCGGAATCGCTTTCGCCGGCGGTTTATACGCTTATACGCTCACCGGAATCACTTCCAAGAGCCGCGAATCTTATGCTAACGCTGGCGTTATAGCCGAGCag GCAATTGCTCAAGTTCGAACTGTTTACTCTTATGTTGGAGAGAGCAAGGCCCTGAGCTCGTATTCTGATGCCATTCAGTACACGCTTAAGCTTGGTTACAAAGCTGGGATGGCTAAAGGATTGGGTTTAGGATGTACTTATGGGATAGCTTGTATGTCATGGGCTCTTGTGTTTTGGTACGCTGGCGTTTTCATCCGGagtggaacaaccgatggaggaAAGGCATTCACTGCTATCTTCTCTGCCATTGTTGGTGGAAT GAGTTTGGGACAGTCTTTCTCCAATCTTGGGGCGTTTAGTAAAGGTAAAGCTGCTGGTTTTAAGTTGATGGAGATTATAAACCAGAGACCGACGATAATCCAAGACCCGTTGGATGGGAAATGCTTGGACCAAGTTCGTGGAGACATTGAGTTTAAAGATGTGACCTTTAGCTATCCTTCACGTCCTGATGTTATCATCTTCAGAAACTTCTCTATTTTCTTCCCTTCTGGGAAAACTGTGGCTGTGGTTGGTGGTAGTGGCTCTGGGAAGAGTACTGTTGTTTCCCTCATAGAAAGATTCTACGATCCAAACAACG GGCAGATTCTGTTGGATGGTGTTGAGATAAAGACGCTTCAGTTGAAGTTTTTGCGTGAACAAATCGGGCTTGTGAATCAGGAACCTGCGCTCTTCGCCACAACCATACTAGAGAACATACTCTATGGTAAACCAGATGCAACGATGGTTGAAGTTGAAGCAGCTGCTTCTGCTGCCAACGCGCATAGCTTCATTACGTTGCTTCCTAAAGGCTACGAAACACAG GTTGGAGAAAGAGGTGTTCAACTCTCAGGTGGGCAGAAGCAGAGAATAGCAATTGCTAGGGCGATGTTGAAAGATCCAAAGATTCTTTTACTAGATGAAGCTACAAGCGCTCTAGATGCTAGCTCTGAGAGCATTGTTCAGGAAGCTTTAGACAGAGTCATGGTGGGGAGGACCACCGTGGTTGTTGCTCATCGTCTCTGCACCATAAGAAACGTTGACTCCATTGCTGTGATACAGCAAGGCCAAGTTGTTGAAACCGGAACACACGAAGAACTCATTGCCAAAGCCGGTGCTTACGCATCCCTCATCAGGTTTCAAGAGATGGTTGGCACTCGAGACTTCTCAAACCCGTCTACACGTCGCACCCGTTCCACCCGTTTGAGCCACTCCCTGTCGACGAAATCACTCAGCTTGAGATCAGGAAGTTTGAGGAACCTGAGCTACTCGTACAGCACTGGAGCGGATGGTCGGATAGAGATGATCTCAAATGCAGAGACGGATAGAAAGACTCGAGCTCCTCAAAACTACTTCTACAGGCTTCTCAAGCTTAATGCACCGGAATGGCCTTACTCAATCATGGGAGCAGTTGGCTCGGTTCTTTCTGGTTTCATTGGTCCAACGTTTGCCATTGTCATGAGTAATATGATAGAAGTCTTCTACTACACTGACTATGATTTAATGGAGAGGAAAACAAAAGAGTATGTGTTCATCTACATAGGTGCTGGTATCTATGCAGTGATCGCCTATTTGATCCAACATTACTTCTTTAGCATCATGGGAGAAAACCTCACGACAAGAGTAAGAAGAATGATGCTCTCAG CTATCTTGAGGAATGAGGTTGGTTGGTTCGACGAGGATGAACACAACTCGAGCCTGATAGCTGCACGGTTAGCCACTGATGCAGCAGATGTTAAATCTGCCATAGCCGAGAGAATCTCAGTGATACTGCAAAACATGACTTCACTTCTCACATCCTTCATTGTTGCCTTCATAGTAGAGTGGAGAGTTTCTCTTCTCATCTTAGCCACGTTCCCACTTCTAGTTCTTGCCAACTTTGCTCAg CAACTATCTCTGAAGGGTTTTGCGGGAGACACAGCCAAGGCTCATGCAAAGACTTCAATGATTGCTGGTGAAGGAGTCAGCAACATTAGAACCGTAGCAGCCTTCAATGCACAAAGCAAGATCCTCTCTCTGTTCTGTCACGAACTCCGTGTCCCTCAGAAAAGAAGCTTCTACAGAAGTCAAACCTCGGGTTTCCTCTTTGGCCTCTCTCAGCTTGCTCTCTATGGATCCGAGGCTCTAATCCTCTGGTACGGTGCCCACCTTGTGAGTGAAGGCAAGTCAACCTTCTCCAGAGTGATTAAAGTCTTTGTGGTTTTGGTCATTACCGCAAACTCTGTTGCTGAAACTGTCAGTCTTGCTCCTGAAATCATCCGTGGAGGTGAAGCTGTTGGTTCTGTTTTCTCGGTCTTAGATAGGCAAACCAGGATTGACCCGGACGACGCTGATGCTGATCCGGTCGAGACAATCCGTGGAGACATTGATTTTAGGCATGTGGACTTTGCTTACCCTTCAAGACCGGACGTCATGGTGTTCAGAGATTTTAACCTCAGAATCAGAGCTGGACATAGCCAAGCTCTTGTCGGGGCCAGTGGCTCGGGGAAAAGTTCTGTGATCGCAATGATCGAGCGGTTTTATGATCCCCTTTCCGGAAAAGTCATGATTGACGGCAAAGACATCCGCAGGCTAAACCTAAAATCCTTGAGGCTCAAAATAGGTCTTGTTCAGCAAGAGCCTGCTCTTTTCGCAGCAACCATCTTCGACAACATTGCATATGGGAAAGATGGTGCGACTGAGTCCGAGGTTATTGAGGCTGCTCGAGCAGCAAACGCTCATGGTTTCATCAGTGGTTTGCCGGAAGGTTACCAAACTCCAGTGGGTGAAAGAGGAGTGCAGTTATCAGGTGGACAGAAACAGAGGATTGCAATAGCGAGAGCAGTGCTCAAGAACCCTACTGTGTTGCTTCTTGATGAAGCAACAAGCGCACTAGATGCGGAATCGGAATGCGTGCTGCAGGAAGCTTTGGAGAGGCTCATGAGAGGCCGGACCACCGTGGTAGTTGCTCACCGTTTGTCGACCATAAGAGGGGTTGATTCCATTGGTGTGATTCAAGATGGGAGGATTGTGGAGCAAGGAAGCCATTCCGAGCTCGTTAGCCGACCAGAGGGAGCTTATTCAAGGCTGTTACAGCTTCAAACACATAGGATTTGA